The Leptospira wolbachii serovar Codice str. CDC DNA segment AATATAGAATAATTCTTGAATATTTACCGTCTCTTCTGAATGGATATACAATCAGTGCAATTATTGAAAGGCAGATTATTAGTGGATAATTTATTAAAACAATAAATGTTAAAGAAATAAATGTTCCAATAAGTTTTCTTAGAACATTTATTAATCTTTTCAAATTACTGGTAATTCCTTGTAACACTTTTTTTCCGACAACCATAGCAGATGTAACCTAATCCGCAGGTGCAGCATATTATTAATAAATGATCAAAAAAACTTCTTGATTCATATGAAACAGATTTTTTGGGGGCGTTAGATTGATTTTCAGACATTATTTTTTATTCTCCATAAATTTAGTTTACTTTGTCTTTTTGATAAGAACATTACAAGCATTTTGCTGTGTTTTCAAATCATTTGCCAACCTACAATATATCGTTTGAGATTTCAATTCTTTTTTGGTCTGATTGAAAATTGCAACTAACGAACTAGGGGAGACGACGTTGTCCGTAGCTGAGCCTCTGGAGGAGGCGTTAGCGTCGGCGCGCCTTCTTGCGGAGCGAGAAGCGTGACGGAGGACAATGTGTCGTAGACCAAGCGAGGCCGTGAGTGCCGAAGCGCAGCGTTTCCCCGCTGTTACACGCAGTCGCTTATTCGCCAGTCATTTGTAGTGCTTTTTCTATTAATGCTTTGGAAAGATGGATTTCATGTTCTTCCAGGAGCATTAATGAACTTTTAATTTCAGAAATTAATCCCTTATCTTTTGCAGAAATGAGAATTCCAATAGTCCCAATTACTTTTTGATTTTCTAATTTAGCTACTTTTCTGGCTTTTTTATCATCGAGTAATAAAATACTATTTTTAAATTCTTTCGAAAGGACGATAGCTTCTGATTCACCTTTTCCCAGTGAAAGTTTATAAGCGTTAAATGCCTCAATATTGTTACATCTTTTTATATAGGGTTTAGTCCATTCTTGTAACGTGGAACTGAATTTTTTGTCTGTCTGAGCAATTTCTTCGTAAACTGAGAAAGGAACGATGATTTCTTGAAAAATGTCATCTAGAAGATGTAGCTTTTTGATAATAGCTAGTGAAATTAGGGGAGAAGAGTCCGCAATAATTATCAAAGTAATTCTATTTTAATAAAGAAAATTCGGAATCTAGGTCATCGGAATCATAATCAATAACTGGTATTCCGTCTCGCGATATTTTTTGCATAAAAGTTTTTAGATCTAAAGATGAGAACTCAGCGGCTTGCGTTAAAGTAAATCTACCCTTAGTAAAAAGGTGTTTAGCAAATTCAAATTTCAAATCATTCTTTAGTGAATCTTCTGTTTCATTTATTGCTAAAAGTAGATGATCCGGAATCTCTATCTGCAAAAGGCTCATGGTTCAATTTTGATGAATAATTTGGATTTGTCAAATTGATTTACTTGAGTATTTGTTTGTATATTGCCTTTTCCGGTTAAATTTTAAGCGATTGCGTGTAACGAACTAGACTTACCGAAGTTCCCCGACCCTGAGTCCCGGAGGGACGTTAGGGACTGGCATGTAGCTTGCGAACGCAAGGCGAATGCCAGAAGGGGAATTTGCCGGAGGCCGAGCGAGGCCTTGTGCCGAAGCGTAGCGGTAAGTCGCTGTTATGCGAAGTTGTATTTTTTTTAAATTAATAAATAGTGTAAAAATTTTCACTAGTAATTATTTGAAAATGAGGAACAGTATCATAATTGTAAATATACCATCCTAATACTTTTAATGTTACTTTTAACTTATTACTTTCTTTAAAGCCATCGAAATTTGAGATTAAAAATTCAGGTTCGTTGGTTAATTTGAATATTACATTTTTTTCAGATACTGCCGTTTTCATATAAAAGATAGAAAGAATAATGTTAATACATTCGCCTTTGAATGCTAGGGGATTTCTCAAGGCTACCATGAATTGTTCATCACCATGTATTTCGCCGACGCAATTTTGAGATTCAATTTCGTCTAGTTTCTTTCTTTTATTTATAACCTCTTTAGTTGTAAAAAGAAAGGGATAATTCAACATTTTACTTACGTATAGTTCTCCTATACTTCCTATTATATTCGT contains these protein-coding regions:
- a CDS encoding UPF0175 family protein, coding for MSLLQIEIPDHLLLAINETEDSLKNDLKFEFAKHLFTKGRFTLTQAAEFSSLDLKTFMQKISRDGIPVIDYDSDDLDSEFSLLK
- a CDS encoding DUF3368 domain-containing protein, with the translated sequence MIIIADSSPLISLAIIKKLHLLDDIFQEIIVPFSVYEEIAQTDKKFSSTLQEWTKPYIKRCNNIEAFNAYKLSLGKGESEAIVLSKEFKNSILLLDDKKARKVAKLENQKVIGTIGILISAKDKGLISEIKSSLMLLEEHEIHLSKALIEKALQMTGE